Proteins encoded by one window of Gouania willdenowi chromosome 4, fGouWil2.1, whole genome shotgun sequence:
- the LOC114462116 gene encoding uncharacterized protein LOC114462116 isoform X1, with the protein MENPSPLFLGQEFVRQYYLLLNKNPDMMHRLYRSNSSYVHGEFDPNGTLAEAVYGQKEIYEKIKSLQFSECHTNIRHVAAHAILNDGIVVQVLGDLSNSGQPMRTFRQTLVLVPESSVDKKFYILNNIFCYEDEVFENSDAVLDEGGRDGELGDTDYRRIVRHPDSHQLFVGNIPHDIDESELKEFFMTYGNVVKLRIKTRGVGRKLPNFGFVVFDDSDPVQRILDSKPLMFRCEVNLNVDEKTTRAFRERGRREMRPNDREPRGSQVIVGSKMMRQHNGGRDGELGDTDYRRIVRHPDSHQLFVGNIPHDIDESELKEFFMTYGNVVKLQIKTRGVGRKLPNFGFVVFDDSDPVQRILDSKPLMFRGEVNLNVDEKTTRAFRERGRREMRPNDREPRGSQVIVGSKMMRQHNGGRDGELGDTDYRRIVRHPDSHQLFVGNIPHDIDESELKEFFMTYGNVVKLQIKTRGVGRKLPNFGFVVFDDSDPVQRILEAKPLMFRGEVNLNVDEKTTRAFREQGRREMRPNDREPRGSQVIVGSKMMRQHNGGRDGELGDTDYRRIVRHPDSHQLFVGNIPHDIDESELKEFFMTYGNVVKLRIKTRGVGRKLPNFGFVVFDDSDPVQRILEAKPLMFRCEVNLNVDEKTTRAFRERGRREMRPNDREPRGSQVIVGSKMMRQHNGGRDGELGDTDYKRIVRHPDSHQLFVGNIPHDIDESELKEFFMTYGNVVKLRIINRGVGRKLPNFGFVVFDDSDPVQRILEAKPLMFRGEVNLNVDEKTTRAFREQGRREMRPNDREPRGSQVIVGSKMMRQHNGGRDGELGDTDYKRIVRHPDSHQLFVGNIAHDIDESELKEFFMTYGNVVELRIKTRAVGRKLPNFGFVVFDDSDPVQRILEAKPLMFRGEVNLNVDEKTTRAFRERC; encoded by the exons ATGGAGAATCCAAGTCCACTGTTTTTAGGGCAAGAGTTTGTGAGGCAATATTATCTGCTGCTAAACAAAAATCCAGATATGATGCACAG gtTATATAGGAGTAATTCTTCCTATGTTCATGGTGAATTTGATCCAAATGGAACCCTGGCTGAAGCTGTGTATGGACAAAAG gaAATCTATGAGAAAATCAAGTCACTGCAGTTCAGTGAATGCCACACAAACATCAGGCACGTGGCTGCCCATGCCATTCTGAATGATGGAATTGTTGTACAGGTGCTTGGAGACTTGTCCAACAGTGGCCAACCAATGAGGACGTTCAGGCAGACGCTTGTTCTTGTTCCAGAA AGTTCGGTTGACAAAAAGTTCTATATTCTCAACAACATCTTCTGCTATGAGGATGAAGTGTTTGAAAACTCTGATGCAGTGCTTGATGAAG GTGGCAGAGATGGTGAACTTGGGGATACGGACTACAGGCGTATTGTTCGACATCCTGACAGTCACCAGCTCTTTGTTGGAAACATTCCACATGACATTGATGAGAGCGAGCTCAAGGAATTCTTCATGA CATATGGAAATGTGGTGAAGCTGCGGATTAAAACCAGGGGTGTTGGTAGAAAGTTGCCCAACTTTGGATTCGTGGTCTTTGACGACTCTGATCCTGTTCAGAGAATCCTGGATTCGAAG CCCTTAATGTTCCGATGTGAGGTGAATCTGAATGTGGACGAGAAGACGACGAGGGCATTCCGTGAACGTGGACGTCGCGAAATGAGGCCCAACGATCGGGAACCCAGAGGTTCACAAGTCATTGTGGGAAGCAAAATGATGCGTCAGCACAACG GTGGCAGAGATGGTGAACTTGGGGATACGGACTACAGGCGTATTGTTCGACATCCTGACAGTCACCAGCTCTTTGTTGGAAACATTCCACATGACATTGATGAGAGCGAGCTCAAGGAATTCTTCATga CATATGGAAATGTGGTGAAGCTGCAGATTAAAACCAGGGGTGTTGGTAGAAAGTTGCCCAACTTTGGATTCGTGGTCTTTGACGACTCTGATCCTGTTCAGAGAATCCTGGATTCGAAG CCCTTAATGTTCCGAGGTGAGGTGAATCTGAATGTGGACGAGAAGACGACGAGGGCATTCCGTGAACGTGGACGTCGCGAAATGAGGCCCAACGATCGGGAACCCAGAGGTTCACAAGTCATTGTGGGAAGCAAAATGATGCGTCAGCACAACG GTGGCAGAGATGGTGAACTTGGGGATACGGACTACAGGCGTATTGTTCGACATCCTGACAGTCACCAGCTCTTTGTTGGAAACATTCCACATGACATTGATGAGAGCGAGCTCAAGGAATTCTTCATGA CATATGGAAATGTGGTGAAGCTGCAGATTAAAACCAGGGGTGTTGGTAGAAAGTTGCCCAACTTTGGATTCGTGGTCTTTGACGACTCTGATCCTGTTCAGAGAATCCTGGAGGCGAAG CCCTTAATGTTCCGAGGTGAGGTGAATCTGAATGTGGACGAGAAGACGACGAGGGCATTCCGTGAACAAGGACGTCGCGAAATGAGGCCCAACGATCGGGAACCCAGAGGTTCACAAGTCATTGTGGGAAGCAAAATGATGCGTCAGCACAACG GTGGCAGAGATGGTGAACTTGGGGATACGGACTACAGGCGTATTGTTCGACATCCTGACAGTCACCAGCTCTTTGTTGGAAACATTCCACATGACATTGATGAGAGCGAGCTCAAGGAATTCTTCATGA CATATGGAAATGTGGTGAAGCTGCGGATTAAAACCAGGGGTGTTGGTAGAAAGTTGCCCAACTTTGGATTCGTGGTCTTTGACGACTCTGATCCTGTTCAGAGAATCCTGGAGGCGAAG CCCTTAATGTTCCGATGTGAGGTGAATCTGAATGTGGACGAGAAGACGACGAGGGCATTCCGTGAACGTGGACGTCGCGAAATGAGGCCCAACGATCGGGAACCCAGAGGTTCACAAGTCATTGTGGGAAGCAAAATGATGCGTCAGCACAACG GTGGCAGAGATGGTGAACTTGGGGATACGGACTACAAGCGTATTGTTCGACATCCTGACAGTCACCAGCTCTTTGTTGGAAACATTCCACATGACATTGATGAGAGCGAGCTCAAGGAATTCTTCATGA CATATGGAAATGTGGTGAAGTTGCGGATTATCAACAGGGGTGTTGGTAGAAAGTTGCCCAACTTTGGATTCGTGGTCTTTGACGACTCTGATCCTGTTCAGAGAATCCTGGAGGCGAAG CCCTTAATGTTCCGAGGTGAGGTGAATCTGAATGTGGACGAGAAGACGACGAGGGCATTCCGTGAACAAGGACGTCGCGAAATGAGGCCCAACGATCGGGAACCCAGAGGTTCACAAGTCATTGTGGGAAGCAAAATGATGCGTCAGCACAACG GTGGCAGAGATGGTGAACTTGGGGATACGGACTACAAGCGTATTGTTCGACATCCTGACAGTCACCAGCTCTTTGTTGGAAACATTGCACATGACATTGATGAGAGCGAGCTCAAGGAATTCTTCATga CATATGGAAATGTGGTGGAGCTGCGGATTAAAACCAGGGCTGTTGGTAGAAAGTTGCCCAACTTTGGATTCGTGGTCTTTGACGACTCTGATCCTGTTCAGAGAATCCTGGAGGCGAAG CCCTTAATGTTCCGAGGTGAGGTGAATCTGAATGTGGACGAGAAGACGACGAGGGCATTCCGTGAACGTTGCTAA
- the LOC114462116 gene encoding ras GTPase-activating protein-binding protein 2-like isoform X3: MENPSPLFLGQEFVRQYYLLLNKNPDMMHRLYRSNSSYVHGEFDPNGTLAEAVYGQKEIYEKIKSLQFSECHTNIRHVAAHAILNDGIVVQVLGDLSNSGQPMRTFRQTLVLVPESSVDKKFYILNNIFCYEDEVFENSDAVLDEGGRDGELGDTDYRRIVRHPDSHQLFVGNIPHDIDESELKEFFMTYGNVVKLRIKTRGVGRKLPNFGFVVFDDSDPVQRILDSKPLMFRCEVNLNVDEKTTRAFRERGRREMRPNDREPRGSQVIVGSKMMRQHNGGRDGELGDTDYRRIVRHPDSHQLFVGNIPHDIDESELKEFFMTYGNVVKLQIKTRGVGRKLPNFGFVVFDDSDPVQRILDSKPLMFRGEVNLNVDEKTTRAFRERGRREMRPNDREPRGSQVIVGSKMMRQHNGGRDGELGDTDYRRIVRHPDSHQLFVGNIPHDIDESELKEFFMTYGNVVKLQIKTRGVGRKLPNFGFVVFDDSDPVQRILEAKPLMFRGEVNLNVDEKTTRAFREQGRREMRPNDREPRGSQVIVGSKMMRQHNGGRDGELGDTDYRRIVRHPDSHQLFVGNIPHDIDESELKEFFMTYGNVVKLRIINRGVGRKLPNFGFVVFDDSDPVQRILEAKPLMFRGEVNLNVDEKTTRAFREQGRREMRPNDREPRGSQVIVGSKMMRQHNGGRDGELGDTDYKRIVRHPDSHQLFVGNIAHDIDESELKEFFMTYGNVVELRIKTRAVGRKLPNFGFVVFDDSDPVQRILEAKPLMFRGEVNLNVDEKTTRAFRERC, from the exons ATGGAGAATCCAAGTCCACTGTTTTTAGGGCAAGAGTTTGTGAGGCAATATTATCTGCTGCTAAACAAAAATCCAGATATGATGCACAG gtTATATAGGAGTAATTCTTCCTATGTTCATGGTGAATTTGATCCAAATGGAACCCTGGCTGAAGCTGTGTATGGACAAAAG gaAATCTATGAGAAAATCAAGTCACTGCAGTTCAGTGAATGCCACACAAACATCAGGCACGTGGCTGCCCATGCCATTCTGAATGATGGAATTGTTGTACAGGTGCTTGGAGACTTGTCCAACAGTGGCCAACCAATGAGGACGTTCAGGCAGACGCTTGTTCTTGTTCCAGAA AGTTCGGTTGACAAAAAGTTCTATATTCTCAACAACATCTTCTGCTATGAGGATGAAGTGTTTGAAAACTCTGATGCAGTGCTTGATGAAG GTGGCAGAGATGGTGAACTTGGGGATACGGACTACAGGCGTATTGTTCGACATCCTGACAGTCACCAGCTCTTTGTTGGAAACATTCCACATGACATTGATGAGAGCGAGCTCAAGGAATTCTTCATGA CATATGGAAATGTGGTGAAGCTGCGGATTAAAACCAGGGGTGTTGGTAGAAAGTTGCCCAACTTTGGATTCGTGGTCTTTGACGACTCTGATCCTGTTCAGAGAATCCTGGATTCGAAG CCCTTAATGTTCCGATGTGAGGTGAATCTGAATGTGGACGAGAAGACGACGAGGGCATTCCGTGAACGTGGACGTCGCGAAATGAGGCCCAACGATCGGGAACCCAGAGGTTCACAAGTCATTGTGGGAAGCAAAATGATGCGTCAGCACAACG GTGGCAGAGATGGTGAACTTGGGGATACGGACTACAGGCGTATTGTTCGACATCCTGACAGTCACCAGCTCTTTGTTGGAAACATTCCACATGACATTGATGAGAGCGAGCTCAAGGAATTCTTCATga CATATGGAAATGTGGTGAAGCTGCAGATTAAAACCAGGGGTGTTGGTAGAAAGTTGCCCAACTTTGGATTCGTGGTCTTTGACGACTCTGATCCTGTTCAGAGAATCCTGGATTCGAAG CCCTTAATGTTCCGAGGTGAGGTGAATCTGAATGTGGACGAGAAGACGACGAGGGCATTCCGTGAACGTGGACGTCGCGAAATGAGGCCCAACGATCGGGAACCCAGAGGTTCACAAGTCATTGTGGGAAGCAAAATGATGCGTCAGCACAACG GTGGCAGAGATGGTGAACTTGGGGATACGGACTACAGGCGTATTGTTCGACATCCTGACAGTCACCAGCTCTTTGTTGGAAACATTCCACATGACATTGATGAGAGCGAGCTCAAGGAATTCTTCATGA CATATGGAAATGTGGTGAAGCTGCAGATTAAAACCAGGGGTGTTGGTAGAAAGTTGCCCAACTTTGGATTCGTGGTCTTTGACGACTCTGATCCTGTTCAGAGAATCCTGGAGGCGAAG CCCTTAATGTTCCGAGGTGAGGTGAATCTGAATGTGGACGAGAAGACGACGAGGGCATTCCGTGAACAAGGACGTCGCGAAATGAGGCCCAACGATCGGGAACCCAGAGGTTCACAAGTCATTGTGGGAAGCAAAATGATGCGTCAGCACAACG GTGGCAGAGATGGTGAACTTGGGGATACGGACTACAGGCGTATTGTTCGACATCCTGACAGTCACCAGCTCTTTGTTGGAAACATTCCACATGACATTGATGAGAGCGAGCTCAAGGAATTCTTCATGA CATATGGAAATGTGGTGAAGTTGCGGATTATCAACAGGGGTGTTGGTAGAAAGTTGCCCAACTTTGGATTCGTGGTCTTTGACGACTCTGATCCTGTTCAGAGAATCCTGGAGGCGAAG CCCTTAATGTTCCGAGGTGAGGTGAATCTGAATGTGGACGAGAAGACGACGAGGGCATTCCGTGAACAAGGACGTCGCGAAATGAGGCCCAACGATCGGGAACCCAGAGGTTCACAAGTCATTGTGGGAAGCAAAATGATGCGTCAGCACAACG GTGGCAGAGATGGTGAACTTGGGGATACGGACTACAAGCGTATTGTTCGACATCCTGACAGTCACCAGCTCTTTGTTGGAAACATTGCACATGACATTGATGAGAGCGAGCTCAAGGAATTCTTCATga CATATGGAAATGTGGTGGAGCTGCGGATTAAAACCAGGGCTGTTGGTAGAAAGTTGCCCAACTTTGGATTCGTGGTCTTTGACGACTCTGATCCTGTTCAGAGAATCCTGGAGGCGAAG CCCTTAATGTTCCGAGGTGAGGTGAATCTGAATGTGGACGAGAAGACGACGAGGGCATTCCGTGAACGTTGCTAA
- the LOC114462116 gene encoding ras GTPase-activating protein-binding protein 2-like isoform X2, giving the protein MENPSPLFLGQEFVRQYYLLLNKNPDMMHRLYRSNSSYVHGEFDPNGTLAEAVYGQKEIYEKIKSLQFSECHTNIRHVAAHAILNDGIVVQVLGDLSNSGQPMRTFRQTLVLVPESSVDKKFYILNNIFCYEDEVFENSDAVLDEGGRDGELGDTDYRRIVRHPDSHQLFVGNIPHDIDESELKEFFMTYGNVVKLRIKTRGVGRKLPNFGFVVFDDSDPVQRILDSKPLMFRCEVNLNVDEKTTRAFRERGRREMRPNDREPRGSQVIVGSKMMRQHNGGRDGELGDTDYRRIVRHPDSHQLFVGNIPHDIDESELKEFFMTYGNVVKLQIKTRGVGRKLPNFGFVVFDDSDPVQRILDSKPLMFRGEVNLNVDEKTTRAFRERGRREMRPNDREPRGSQVIVGSKMMRQHNGGRDGELGDTDYRRIVRHPDSHQLFVGNIPHDIDESELKEFFMTYGNVVKLQIKTRGVGRKLPNFGFVVFDDSDPVQRILEAKPLMFRGEVNLNVDEKTTRAFREQGRREMRPNDREPRGSQVIVGSKMMRQHNGGRDGELGDTDYRRIVRHPDSHQLFVGNIPHDIDESELKEFFMTYGNVVKLRIKTRGVGRKLPNFGFVVFDDSDPVQRILEAKPLMFRGEVNLNVDEKTTRAFREQGRREMRPNDREPRGSQVIVGSKMMRQHNGGRDGELGDTDYKRIVRHPDSHQLFVGNIAHDIDESELKEFFMTYGNVVELRIKTRAVGRKLPNFGFVVFDDSDPVQRILEAKPLMFRGEVNLNVDEKTTRAFRERC; this is encoded by the exons ATGGAGAATCCAAGTCCACTGTTTTTAGGGCAAGAGTTTGTGAGGCAATATTATCTGCTGCTAAACAAAAATCCAGATATGATGCACAG gtTATATAGGAGTAATTCTTCCTATGTTCATGGTGAATTTGATCCAAATGGAACCCTGGCTGAAGCTGTGTATGGACAAAAG gaAATCTATGAGAAAATCAAGTCACTGCAGTTCAGTGAATGCCACACAAACATCAGGCACGTGGCTGCCCATGCCATTCTGAATGATGGAATTGTTGTACAGGTGCTTGGAGACTTGTCCAACAGTGGCCAACCAATGAGGACGTTCAGGCAGACGCTTGTTCTTGTTCCAGAA AGTTCGGTTGACAAAAAGTTCTATATTCTCAACAACATCTTCTGCTATGAGGATGAAGTGTTTGAAAACTCTGATGCAGTGCTTGATGAAG GTGGCAGAGATGGTGAACTTGGGGATACGGACTACAGGCGTATTGTTCGACATCCTGACAGTCACCAGCTCTTTGTTGGAAACATTCCACATGACATTGATGAGAGCGAGCTCAAGGAATTCTTCATGA CATATGGAAATGTGGTGAAGCTGCGGATTAAAACCAGGGGTGTTGGTAGAAAGTTGCCCAACTTTGGATTCGTGGTCTTTGACGACTCTGATCCTGTTCAGAGAATCCTGGATTCGAAG CCCTTAATGTTCCGATGTGAGGTGAATCTGAATGTGGACGAGAAGACGACGAGGGCATTCCGTGAACGTGGACGTCGCGAAATGAGGCCCAACGATCGGGAACCCAGAGGTTCACAAGTCATTGTGGGAAGCAAAATGATGCGTCAGCACAACG GTGGCAGAGATGGTGAACTTGGGGATACGGACTACAGGCGTATTGTTCGACATCCTGACAGTCACCAGCTCTTTGTTGGAAACATTCCACATGACATTGATGAGAGCGAGCTCAAGGAATTCTTCATga CATATGGAAATGTGGTGAAGCTGCAGATTAAAACCAGGGGTGTTGGTAGAAAGTTGCCCAACTTTGGATTCGTGGTCTTTGACGACTCTGATCCTGTTCAGAGAATCCTGGATTCGAAG CCCTTAATGTTCCGAGGTGAGGTGAATCTGAATGTGGACGAGAAGACGACGAGGGCATTCCGTGAACGTGGACGTCGCGAAATGAGGCCCAACGATCGGGAACCCAGAGGTTCACAAGTCATTGTGGGAAGCAAAATGATGCGTCAGCACAACG GTGGCAGAGATGGTGAACTTGGGGATACGGACTACAGGCGTATTGTTCGACATCCTGACAGTCACCAGCTCTTTGTTGGAAACATTCCACATGACATTGATGAGAGCGAGCTCAAGGAATTCTTCATGA CATATGGAAATGTGGTGAAGCTGCAGATTAAAACCAGGGGTGTTGGTAGAAAGTTGCCCAACTTTGGATTCGTGGTCTTTGACGACTCTGATCCTGTTCAGAGAATCCTGGAGGCGAAG CCCTTAATGTTCCGAGGTGAGGTGAATCTGAATGTGGACGAGAAGACGACGAGGGCATTCCGTGAACAAGGACGTCGCGAAATGAGGCCCAACGATCGGGAACCCAGAGGTTCACAAGTCATTGTGGGAAGCAAAATGATGCGTCAGCACAACG GTGGCAGAGATGGTGAACTTGGGGATACGGACTACAGGCGTATTGTTCGACATCCTGACAGTCACCAGCTCTTTGTTGGAAACATTCCACATGACATTGATGAGAGCGAGCTCAAGGAATTCTTCATGA CATATGGAAATGTGGTGAAGCTGCGGATTAAAACCAGGGGTGTTGGTAGAAAGTTGCCCAACTTTGGATTCGTGGTCTTTGACGACTCTGATCCTGTTCAGAGAATCCTGGAGGCGAAG CCCTTAATGTTCCGAGGTGAGGTGAATCTGAATGTGGACGAGAAGACGACGAGGGCATTCCGTGAACAAGGACGTCGCGAAATGAGGCCCAACGATCGGGAACCCAGAGGTTCACAAGTCATTGTGGGAAGCAAAATGATGCGTCAGCACAACG GTGGCAGAGATGGTGAACTTGGGGATACGGACTACAAGCGTATTGTTCGACATCCTGACAGTCACCAGCTCTTTGTTGGAAACATTGCACATGACATTGATGAGAGCGAGCTCAAGGAATTCTTCATga CATATGGAAATGTGGTGGAGCTGCGGATTAAAACCAGGGCTGTTGGTAGAAAGTTGCCCAACTTTGGATTCGTGGTCTTTGACGACTCTGATCCTGTTCAGAGAATCCTGGAGGCGAAG CCCTTAATGTTCCGAGGTGAGGTGAATCTGAATGTGGACGAGAAGACGACGAGGGCATTCCGTGAACGTTGCTAA
- the LOC114462116 gene encoding ras GTPase-activating protein-binding protein 2-like isoform X4: MENPSPLFLGQEFVRQYYLLLNKNPDMMHRLYRSNSSYVHGEFDPNGTLAEAVYGQKEIYEKIKSLQFSECHTNIRHVAAHAILNDGIVVQVLGDLSNSGQPMRTFRQTLVLVPESSVDKKFYILNNIFCYEDEVFENSDAVLDEGGRDGELGDTDYRRIVRHPDSHQLFVGNIPHDIDESELKEFFMTYGNVVKLRIKTRGVGRKLPNFGFVVFDDSDPVQRILDSKPLMFRCEVNLNVDEKTTRAFRERGRREMRPNDREPRGSQVIVGSKMMRQHNGGRDGELGDTDYRRIVRHPDSHQLFVGNIPHDIDESELKEFFMTYGNVVKLQIKTRGVGRKLPNFGFVVFDDSDPVQRILDSKPLMFRGEVNLNVDEKTTRAFRERGRREMRPNDREPRGSQVIVGSKMMRQHNGGRDGELGDTDYRRIVRHPDSHQLFVGNIPHDIDESELKEFFMTYGNVVKLQIKTRGVGRKLPNFGFVVFDDSDPVQRILEAKPLMFRGEVNLNVDEKTTRAFREQGRREMRPNDREPRGSQVIVGSKMMRQHNGGRDGELGDTDYRRIVRHPDSHQLFVGNIPHDIDESELKEFFMTYGNVVKLRIKTRGVGRKLPNFGFVVFDDSDPVQRILEAKPLMFRCEVNLNVDEKTTRAFRERGRREMRPNDREPRGSQVIVGSKMMRQHNGGRDGELGDTDYKRIVRHPDSHQLFVGNIPHDIDESELKEFFMTYGNVVELRIKTRAVGRKLPNFGFVVFDDSDPVQRILEAKPLMFRGEVNLNVDEKTTRAFRERC; this comes from the exons ATGGAGAATCCAAGTCCACTGTTTTTAGGGCAAGAGTTTGTGAGGCAATATTATCTGCTGCTAAACAAAAATCCAGATATGATGCACAG gtTATATAGGAGTAATTCTTCCTATGTTCATGGTGAATTTGATCCAAATGGAACCCTGGCTGAAGCTGTGTATGGACAAAAG gaAATCTATGAGAAAATCAAGTCACTGCAGTTCAGTGAATGCCACACAAACATCAGGCACGTGGCTGCCCATGCCATTCTGAATGATGGAATTGTTGTACAGGTGCTTGGAGACTTGTCCAACAGTGGCCAACCAATGAGGACGTTCAGGCAGACGCTTGTTCTTGTTCCAGAA AGTTCGGTTGACAAAAAGTTCTATATTCTCAACAACATCTTCTGCTATGAGGATGAAGTGTTTGAAAACTCTGATGCAGTGCTTGATGAAG GTGGCAGAGATGGTGAACTTGGGGATACGGACTACAGGCGTATTGTTCGACATCCTGACAGTCACCAGCTCTTTGTTGGAAACATTCCACATGACATTGATGAGAGCGAGCTCAAGGAATTCTTCATGA CATATGGAAATGTGGTGAAGCTGCGGATTAAAACCAGGGGTGTTGGTAGAAAGTTGCCCAACTTTGGATTCGTGGTCTTTGACGACTCTGATCCTGTTCAGAGAATCCTGGATTCGAAG CCCTTAATGTTCCGATGTGAGGTGAATCTGAATGTGGACGAGAAGACGACGAGGGCATTCCGTGAACGTGGACGTCGCGAAATGAGGCCCAACGATCGGGAACCCAGAGGTTCACAAGTCATTGTGGGAAGCAAAATGATGCGTCAGCACAACG GTGGCAGAGATGGTGAACTTGGGGATACGGACTACAGGCGTATTGTTCGACATCCTGACAGTCACCAGCTCTTTGTTGGAAACATTCCACATGACATTGATGAGAGCGAGCTCAAGGAATTCTTCATga CATATGGAAATGTGGTGAAGCTGCAGATTAAAACCAGGGGTGTTGGTAGAAAGTTGCCCAACTTTGGATTCGTGGTCTTTGACGACTCTGATCCTGTTCAGAGAATCCTGGATTCGAAG CCCTTAATGTTCCGAGGTGAGGTGAATCTGAATGTGGACGAGAAGACGACGAGGGCATTCCGTGAACGTGGACGTCGCGAAATGAGGCCCAACGATCGGGAACCCAGAGGTTCACAAGTCATTGTGGGAAGCAAAATGATGCGTCAGCACAACG GTGGCAGAGATGGTGAACTTGGGGATACGGACTACAGGCGTATTGTTCGACATCCTGACAGTCACCAGCTCTTTGTTGGAAACATTCCACATGACATTGATGAGAGCGAGCTCAAGGAATTCTTCATGA CATATGGAAATGTGGTGAAGCTGCAGATTAAAACCAGGGGTGTTGGTAGAAAGTTGCCCAACTTTGGATTCGTGGTCTTTGACGACTCTGATCCTGTTCAGAGAATCCTGGAGGCGAAG CCCTTAATGTTCCGAGGTGAGGTGAATCTGAATGTGGACGAGAAGACGACGAGGGCATTCCGTGAACAAGGACGTCGCGAAATGAGGCCCAACGATCGGGAACCCAGAGGTTCACAAGTCATTGTGGGAAGCAAAATGATGCGTCAGCACAACG GTGGCAGAGATGGTGAACTTGGGGATACGGACTACAGGCGTATTGTTCGACATCCTGACAGTCACCAGCTCTTTGTTGGAAACATTCCACATGACATTGATGAGAGCGAGCTCAAGGAATTCTTCATGA CATATGGAAATGTGGTGAAGCTGCGGATTAAAACCAGGGGTGTTGGTAGAAAGTTGCCCAACTTTGGATTCGTGGTCTTTGACGACTCTGATCCTGTTCAGAGAATCCTGGAGGCGAAG CCCTTAATGTTCCGATGTGAGGTGAATCTGAATGTGGACGAGAAGACGACGAGGGCATTCCGTGAACGTGGACGTCGCGAAATGAGGCCCAACGATCGGGAACCCAGAGGTTCACAAGTCATTGTGGGAAGCAAAATGATGCGTCAGCACAACG GTGGCAGAGATGGTGAACTTGGGGATACGGACTACAAGCGTATTGTTCGACATCCTGACAGTCACCAGCTCTTTGTTGGAAACATTCCACATGACATTGATGAGAGCGAGCTCAAGGAATTCTTCATGA CATATGGAAATGTGGTGGAGCTGCGGATTAAAACCAGGGCTGTTGGTAGAAAGTTGCCCAACTTTGGATTCGTGGTCTTTGACGACTCTGATCCTGTTCAGAGAATCCTGGAGGCGAAG CCCTTAATGTTCCGAGGTGAGGTGAATCTGAATGTGGACGAGAAGACGACGAGGGCATTCCGTGAACGTTGCTAA